Proteins co-encoded in one Stutzerimonas stutzeri genomic window:
- a CDS encoding adenosylcobalamin-dependent ribonucleoside-diphosphate reductase: MAKTDGPIAANSKTHSDIALQAASEDIWAQKYRLTRKDGTPLDESVDATWQRVARALAEVEPVKQREHWYERFLWALRHGAIPAGRIISNAGAQDYKPATSTINCTVSGTISDSMDDILGKVHEAGLTLKAGCGIGYEFSTLRPRGSFVSGAGAHTSGPLSFMDIFDKMCFTVSSAGGRRGAQMGTFDVGHPDVREFIRAKREDGRLRQFNLSLLITDEFMQAVEADAEWPLIFPVHAKEAGELDLADAEQVLWREWPIHHDYLVREDGLVACKIYGRVKARHLWDMIMVSTYDYAEPGFILIDRVNQLNNNWWCEAIRATNPCGEQPLPPYGSCLLGSVNLTRFVIDPFGSEARFDWDSYREVVRVFTRMLDNVVEINGLPLEQQRHEIESKRRHGMGFLGLGSTLTLLKLRYGSPEACVFTEEVAREMALVGWEQALELSKEKGPAPLLSQTFEVTAEMLRKRPEMVRDGYKVGDQVAGRVLHAKYSRYMQKIAEYAPELIEALAEQGARFTHHSSIAPTGTISLSLANNASNGIEPSFAHQYSRNLIRPGRKAKEKIEVFSYELLAYRTLINPRAKPGSTEPGEKLPDYFITADDVSPTQHVDIQAAAQRWVDSSISKTANVPTDYPFEAFKDIYRYAWHQGLKGCTTFRFNPAAFQGVLVKEADLEKTLYRFTLEDGSVVELKGNQEVEYDGEVNTAANLFDALKEGYYGKY; the protein is encoded by the coding sequence ATGGCGAAGACGGACGGGCCCATAGCGGCGAACAGCAAAACCCACTCCGATATCGCCCTGCAGGCGGCGTCCGAGGATATCTGGGCGCAGAAGTACCGCCTGACGCGCAAGGACGGTACGCCGCTCGATGAAAGCGTCGACGCAACCTGGCAACGGGTCGCGCGGGCGCTGGCCGAGGTCGAGCCAGTCAAGCAGCGCGAGCACTGGTACGAGCGCTTCCTCTGGGCCTTGCGTCATGGCGCGATACCGGCGGGGCGAATCATCTCCAACGCCGGTGCGCAGGACTACAAGCCGGCCACCTCGACGATCAATTGCACCGTTTCGGGCACCATCAGCGACTCGATGGACGACATCCTCGGCAAGGTCCATGAAGCCGGGCTGACGCTCAAGGCCGGCTGCGGCATCGGCTACGAATTCAGCACCCTGCGCCCGCGCGGCTCGTTCGTTTCCGGCGCCGGCGCGCACACCAGCGGGCCGCTGTCGTTCATGGATATCTTCGACAAGATGTGCTTCACCGTGAGCTCGGCCGGCGGGCGGCGCGGCGCGCAGATGGGCACCTTCGATGTCGGTCATCCGGACGTGCGCGAATTCATCCGGGCCAAGCGCGAGGACGGGCGGCTGCGCCAGTTCAACCTCAGTTTGCTGATCACCGACGAGTTCATGCAGGCGGTGGAGGCCGATGCCGAGTGGCCGCTGATCTTCCCGGTGCACGCCAAGGAGGCGGGCGAGCTGGATCTGGCCGACGCCGAGCAGGTGCTCTGGCGCGAGTGGCCGATCCACCATGACTATCTGGTACGCGAGGACGGCCTGGTCGCCTGCAAGATCTACGGTCGGGTCAAGGCGCGGCATCTGTGGGACATGATCATGGTGTCCACCTACGACTACGCCGAGCCGGGTTTCATCCTCATCGACCGGGTCAACCAGCTGAACAACAACTGGTGGTGCGAAGCGATTCGCGCCACCAATCCCTGTGGTGAGCAGCCCCTGCCCCCCTACGGCTCCTGCCTGCTGGGCTCGGTCAACCTGACCAGGTTCGTCATCGACCCGTTTGGCAGCGAGGCGCGCTTCGACTGGGACAGCTACCGGGAGGTAGTGCGCGTCTTCACCCGCATGCTCGACAACGTGGTGGAGATCAACGGCCTGCCGCTCGAGCAGCAACGCCACGAGATCGAGAGCAAGCGCCGCCACGGCATGGGCTTTCTCGGCCTCGGCTCGACGCTGACGCTGCTCAAGCTGCGCTACGGCAGCCCGGAAGCCTGCGTATTCACCGAGGAAGTCGCCCGCGAAATGGCGCTGGTGGGTTGGGAGCAGGCACTCGAACTATCCAAGGAGAAGGGCCCGGCACCGCTGTTGAGTCAGACCTTCGAGGTCACCGCCGAGATGCTGCGCAAGCGGCCGGAAATGGTCCGGGACGGTTACAAGGTCGGCGATCAGGTGGCCGGCCGTGTGCTGCACGCCAAGTATTCGCGCTACATGCAGAAGATCGCCGAATACGCCCCCGAGCTGATCGAGGCACTGGCCGAGCAGGGCGCGCGCTTCACCCATCACAGCTCCATTGCGCCCACCGGCACCATCAGTCTGAGCCTGGCCAACAATGCGTCCAATGGCATCGAGCCGAGCTTCGCCCATCAGTACTCGCGCAACCTGATCCGCCCCGGTCGCAAGGCCAAGGAGAAGATCGAGGTGTTCAGCTATGAACTGCTGGCCTATCGCACGCTGATCAATCCGCGCGCCAAGCCGGGGTCGACCGAGCCAGGCGAGAAGCTGCCGGACTATTTCATCACCGCCGACGACGTCAGCCCGACCCAGCACGTCGACATCCAGGCCGCCGCGCAGCGCTGGGTCGACTCGTCGATCTCCAAGACCGCCAACGTGCCCACCGACTACCCGTTCGAGGCGTTCAAGGACATCTACCGCTACGCCTGGCACCAGGGTTTGAAGGGTTGCACCACCTTCCGCTTCAACCCGGCCGCCTTCCAAGGCGTGCTGGTCAAGGAGGCCGACCTGGAGAAGACCCTGTACCGCTTCACCCTCGAGGATGGCAGCGTGGTCGAGCTCAAGGGCAATCAGGAGGTCGAATACGACGGCGAGGTGAATACCGCCGCCAACCTGTTCGATGCCCTGAAAGAAGGCTATTACGGCAAGTATTGA
- a CDS encoding DUF2782 domain-containing protein has protein sequence MRAIKPLMLASLLALVPLSGFAQDPVEGEPDVTIRQEGDRTVEEYRVNGFLYAVKITPKHGKPYFLVRADGDSNFIRADKPEMLIPAWEIFSW, from the coding sequence ATGCGTGCGATCAAACCTCTGATGCTGGCCAGCCTGCTGGCGCTCGTGCCGCTGAGCGGTTTCGCTCAGGACCCGGTCGAGGGTGAACCCGACGTGACCATCCGCCAGGAGGGCGACCGAACCGTCGAGGAATATCGGGTCAACGGCTTCCTCTATGCGGTGAAAATCACGCCCAAGCACGGCAAGCCCTACTTTCTGGTGCGCGCCGACGGCGACAGCAATTTCATCCGAGCGGACAAACCGGAGATGCTGATCCCGGCCTGGGAAATATTCAGCTGGTAA
- the zur gene encoding zinc uptake transcriptional repressor Zur yields MPKSPLACTPHDHDHCVSSALAEADLLCERSGVRLTALRKRVLELVWQSHKPLGAYDILAELTAQDGRRAAPPTVYRALDFLLENGLVHRIASLNAFIGCNHPEHPHQGQFLICRNCHTAIELEQPAISEAIDQAARNVGFQVEAQTVEVVGLCAPCRSAA; encoded by the coding sequence ATGCCCAAGTCCCCGCTGGCCTGCACGCCCCATGATCATGACCACTGCGTAAGCAGCGCTCTGGCTGAAGCCGACCTCCTTTGCGAGCGCTCCGGTGTGCGCCTGACCGCATTGCGCAAGCGCGTACTGGAGCTGGTCTGGCAAAGCCACAAGCCCCTCGGTGCCTATGACATCCTTGCCGAGCTGACCGCCCAGGATGGCCGCCGCGCCGCGCCGCCCACCGTCTACCGTGCGCTGGATTTCCTGCTGGAGAACGGCCTGGTGCACCGCATCGCCTCGCTCAATGCCTTCATCGGCTGCAACCATCCGGAGCACCCGCACCAGGGCCAGTTCCTGATCTGCCGCAACTGCCACACCGCCATCGAGCTGGAGCAGCCCGCCATCAGCGAGGCGATCGACCAGGCTGCGCGCAACGTGGGCTTCCAGGTCGAAGCCCAGACGGTCGAGGTGGTTGGCCTGTGCGCGCCCTGCCGGAGCGCGGCATGA
- a CDS encoding homoserine kinase: protein MSVFTPLQREELEAFVAPYRLGRLRTFEGIAAGSENSNFFVSLEQGEYVLTLIERGPSQDLPFFIELLDVLHRAGLPVPYALRDDRGEALRSLAEKPALLQPRLPGKHVTSPNPHHCSEVGRLLARLHLATRDNLLERRSDRGLDWMQQEGPGLALSLDEDQLPLLRDALAEMAELKPKILALPRANLHADLFRDNVLFEGNHLTGVIDFYNACSGPMLYDIAIAVNDWCTHPNGELDEERCQALLAAYSALRRFTPAEAELWRPMLRVACVRFWLSRLIAAQAFAGQAVLIKDPDEFRRLLAARQQCDSALPFAF from the coding sequence ATGTCGGTATTCACACCGCTGCAACGCGAAGAACTCGAAGCCTTTGTGGCGCCCTATCGACTCGGGCGCCTGCGGACCTTCGAGGGCATCGCGGCGGGCAGCGAAAACAGCAATTTCTTTGTCAGTCTCGAGCAGGGCGAATACGTCCTGACGCTGATCGAACGCGGTCCCAGCCAGGATCTGCCGTTCTTCATCGAGCTGCTCGACGTGCTGCACCGCGCCGGCCTGCCGGTCCCTTACGCGCTGCGCGACGACCGTGGCGAAGCCCTGCGCTCGCTTGCCGAAAAGCCGGCACTGCTGCAACCGCGGCTGCCCGGCAAGCATGTCACCTCGCCCAACCCGCACCATTGCAGCGAGGTCGGCCGCCTACTGGCACGCCTGCACCTGGCTACCCGCGACAACCTGCTCGAGCGGCGCAGCGACCGCGGTCTGGACTGGATGCAGCAAGAGGGCCCAGGGTTGGCCTTGTCGCTGGACGAAGATCAGCTGCCCCTGCTACGCGATGCCCTGGCGGAGATGGCCGAGCTCAAGCCGAAGATTCTCGCCCTGCCGCGGGCCAACCTGCACGCCGACCTGTTCCGTGACAACGTGCTGTTCGAAGGCAACCACCTCACTGGGGTGATCGATTTCTACAACGCCTGCTCCGGGCCAATGCTCTACGACATTGCCATTGCGGTGAATGACTGGTGCACCCACCCCAACGGCGAGCTGGACGAAGAACGCTGCCAGGCATTGCTCGCCGCCTACTCCGCGCTGCGCCGCTTCACCCCGGCAGAAGCCGAGCTGTGGAGGCCGATGCTGCGCGTGGCCTGCGTGCGTTTCTGGCTGTCGCGCCTGATCGCCGCGCAAGCCTTCGCCGGCCAGGCCGTGCTGATCAAGGACCCTGACGAATTCCGCCGCCTGCTCGCTGCTCGCCAGCAATGCGATAGCGCCTTGCCGTTTGCCTTCTAA
- the ppnN gene encoding nucleotide 5'-monophosphate nucleosidase PpnN yields the protein MTSRYVINASVSPKGSLETLSQREVQQLSEAGCGSTYTLFRQCALAILNTGARIDNAKTILEAYDDFEVRIHQQDRGVRLELLNAPADAFVDGEMIASTREMLFSALRDIVYTESELGSPRIDLSSSQGITDYVFHLLRNARTLRPGVEPNMVVCWGGHSISSEEYKYSKRVGHELGLRNLNICTGCGPGVMKGPMKGATIAHAKQRIIGGRYLGLTEPGIIAAEAPNPIVNELVILPDIEKRLEAFVRVGHGIIIFPGGVGTAEEFLYLLGILLHPDNRDLPFPVILTGPESAAPYLQQLREFVGATLGEEAQKLYQVIVDDPAEVARQMAEGLKAVKQFRRERNDAFHFNWLLKIDEGFQHPFDPTHENMASLQLTHEVPPHILAANLRRAFSGIVAGNVKDKGIRRIERYGRYEIHGEQTIMKPLDRLLQAFVEQHRMKLPGGRPYEPCYRVVT from the coding sequence ATGACCTCACGCTATGTAATCAACGCCTCGGTGAGCCCCAAGGGCAGTCTGGAAACCCTGTCTCAACGTGAAGTTCAGCAACTCAGCGAAGCCGGTTGCGGCAGCACCTACACCCTGTTTCGCCAATGTGCGCTGGCGATCCTCAACACCGGCGCGCGCATCGACAATGCCAAGACCATCCTCGAGGCCTACGACGACTTCGAGGTGCGCATCCATCAGCAGGACCGAGGCGTGCGCCTGGAGCTGCTCAACGCGCCAGCGGACGCCTTCGTCGACGGCGAGATGATCGCCAGCACGCGCGAGATGCTGTTCAGCGCGCTGCGCGACATCGTCTACACCGAGAGCGAACTGGGCAGCCCGCGCATCGATCTGAGCAGCTCGCAAGGGATCACCGACTACGTCTTCCACCTGCTGCGCAACGCCCGCACCCTGCGCCCCGGTGTCGAGCCGAACATGGTGGTGTGCTGGGGCGGCCACTCGATCAGCAGCGAGGAATACAAGTACAGCAAGCGCGTCGGCCATGAACTCGGCTTGCGCAACCTGAACATCTGTACCGGCTGCGGCCCGGGCGTGATGAAAGGCCCGATGAAGGGCGCCACCATCGCCCACGCCAAGCAGCGCATCATCGGCGGCCGCTACCTCGGGCTGACCGAGCCGGGCATCATCGCGGCCGAAGCGCCGAACCCGATCGTCAATGAGCTGGTGATCCTGCCGGACATCGAAAAACGCCTGGAAGCCTTCGTCCGCGTCGGGCACGGCATCATCATCTTTCCCGGCGGCGTCGGCACGGCAGAGGAGTTTCTCTACCTGCTGGGCATCCTGCTGCACCCGGACAACCGCGACCTGCCGTTCCCGGTCATCCTCACCGGGCCGGAAAGCGCGGCGCCCTACCTCCAGCAGTTGCGGGAGTTCGTCGGCGCGACGCTGGGCGAAGAGGCGCAAAAGCTCTATCAGGTGATCGTCGATGACCCGGCCGAAGTCGCGCGGCAGATGGCCGAGGGGCTGAAGGCGGTCAAGCAGTTCCGCCGCGAGCGCAACGATGCCTTCCACTTCAACTGGCTGCTGAAGATCGACGAAGGCTTTCAGCATCCCTTCGATCCCACACATGAAAACATGGCCAGTTTGCAGCTGACCCACGAGGTACCGCCGCATATCCTCGCCGCCAACCTGCGTCGCGCGTTCTCCGGCATCGTTGCCGGCAACGTCAAGGACAAAGGCATTCGCCGCATCGAGCGGTACGGCCGTTACGAAATCCATGGCGAACAGACGATCATGAAGCCGCTGGATCGCCTGCTGCAGGCCTTCGTCGAACAGCACCGGATGAAGCTGCCCGGCGGCCGTCCGTACGAGCCCTGCTATCGCGTCGTGACCTGA
- a CDS encoding NrdJb: MTVKITQRIKGFKVVDETLERPAVTADSAPGKATVVEMDESLQRPETLVGMTYKIKSPLFEHALYVTVNDVVLNAGTPHEQRRPFEIFINSKNMDHFQWIVALTRIMSAVFRKGGDCTFLVEELKAVFDPRGGYLKKGGVYMPSIVAEIGGVLERHLIAIGMLEGHALDDTQLKYLAEKRAAYEASQGAATVEPGEGFPAGAQLCSKCSTQAVVQMDGCATCLNCGNSKCG, encoded by the coding sequence ATGACCGTTAAAATCACCCAGCGCATCAAGGGCTTCAAGGTTGTCGACGAGACCCTCGAACGCCCAGCCGTTACCGCGGACAGTGCGCCCGGCAAGGCCACCGTGGTGGAAATGGACGAAAGTCTGCAACGCCCGGAAACGCTGGTCGGCATGACCTACAAGATCAAGTCGCCACTGTTCGAGCATGCGCTCTACGTCACCGTCAACGACGTGGTGCTCAACGCCGGCACCCCGCACGAACAGCGCCGGCCGTTCGAGATCTTCATCAACTCGAAGAACATGGACCACTTCCAGTGGATCGTCGCGCTCACCCGGATCATGTCCGCGGTGTTCCGCAAGGGCGGCGACTGCACCTTCCTGGTCGAGGAGCTGAAAGCCGTGTTCGACCCGCGAGGCGGCTACCTGAAGAAGGGCGGTGTCTACATGCCATCCATCGTTGCCGAGATCGGCGGCGTGCTGGAGCGGCACCTGATCGCCATCGGCATGCTCGAAGGCCATGCGCTGGACGACACCCAGCTCAAGTACCTGGCGGAAAAGCGTGCCGCGTACGAGGCCAGCCAGGGCGCGGCCACGGTGGAGCCCGGCGAGGGCTTTCCGGCTGGCGCGCAGCTGTGCAGCAAATGCAGCACCCAGGCGGTGGTGCAGATGGACGGCTGCGCGACCTGCCTGAATTGCGGCAATTCGAAGTGCGGTTAG
- the znuC gene encoding zinc ABC transporter ATP-binding protein ZnuC, protein MSEALIRLEDIHVRFAKQAVLEGAQLQVHAGEIVTLIGPNGAGKTTLVRAVLGLLKPDSGRVWRKPRLRVGYMPQKLHVDPTLPLSVLRFLRLVPGVDRAGALAALKEVGAEQVIDSPLQSISGGEMQRVLLARALLRQPELLVLDEPVQGVDVAGQAELYRLIGRLRERYGCGVLMVSHDLHLVMSATDQVVCLNRHVCCSGHPEQVSTDPAFVELFGQDARSLAVYHHQHDHSHDLHGSVVTGKPHIHGPNCKH, encoded by the coding sequence ATGAGCGAAGCGCTGATCCGCCTGGAAGACATCCATGTACGCTTCGCCAAGCAGGCGGTGCTCGAAGGGGCTCAGTTGCAGGTGCACGCTGGCGAGATCGTCACGCTGATCGGCCCCAACGGCGCGGGCAAGACCACCCTGGTACGCGCCGTGCTCGGCTTGCTCAAGCCCGATAGCGGCCGCGTCTGGCGCAAGCCCAGACTGCGTGTCGGCTATATGCCGCAGAAGCTGCACGTGGACCCGACCCTGCCGCTCTCGGTGCTGCGTTTCCTGCGCCTGGTCCCGGGTGTGGATCGCGCCGGAGCCCTGGCCGCGCTGAAGGAAGTCGGCGCCGAACAGGTCATCGACAGCCCACTGCAATCGATTTCCGGCGGCGAGATGCAACGGGTGCTGCTGGCCCGCGCCCTCCTGCGTCAACCGGAGCTGCTGGTGCTGGACGAGCCGGTGCAGGGAGTCGATGTCGCCGGCCAGGCCGAGCTCTACCGGCTGATCGGCCGGCTGCGCGAGCGTTACGGCTGCGGCGTGTTGATGGTCTCCCATGACCTGCATCTGGTGATGAGCGCGACCGATCAGGTGGTCTGCCTGAATCGCCACGTCTGCTGCTCGGGCCATCCGGAACAGGTCAGCACCGACCCGGCCTTCGTCGAGCTGTTCGGCCAGGATGCACGCAGCCTGGCGGTCTATCACCACCAGCACGATCACAGCCATGACCTGCACGGCAGCGTGGTCACCGGCAAACCGCATATTCACGGCCCGAACTGCAAGCACTAG
- a CDS encoding zinc ABC transporter substrate-binding protein, whose product MFRLFSLPLLLTASLFSSAHAHAELKVLTSIKPLQLIAAAVQDGAGTPAVLLPPGASPHHYAMRPSDVRQIRSADLFYWIGPDMEGFLAPVLKGRKGPSVAIQSLPGVTLRHFGEAAGAHEAEHDHHDEHAHEAHDEPAHDDPAHEAADAHTVGHNDHDEHDHAHRPGSLDAHLWLLPANAVTIAESMAQDMSKADPANAERYQANLAAFKQRLDALDKRLSQRLSATRTKPFFVFHEAYEYFEAAYGIKHAGVFSAGGEAQPGARHVAAMRERLEQAGPSCVFYEPPVRPRLADSLTRGLPVKVAELDALGYGIDASAGGYEQLIDELGSSLAGCLESL is encoded by the coding sequence GTGTTTCGTCTTTTTTCTCTACCGCTTCTGCTGACTGCCAGCCTGTTCAGCAGCGCCCACGCCCATGCCGAACTCAAGGTGCTGACCAGCATCAAGCCCCTGCAGCTGATCGCCGCGGCCGTTCAGGACGGCGCCGGCACGCCCGCCGTCCTGCTGCCGCCGGGCGCCTCGCCCCACCATTACGCCATGCGCCCGTCCGACGTCCGGCAGATTCGCAGCGCCGACCTGTTCTATTGGATAGGTCCGGACATGGAAGGCTTTCTCGCCCCCGTGCTGAAAGGCCGCAAAGGACCGAGCGTGGCGATACAGTCGCTGCCCGGGGTGACGCTGCGTCACTTCGGCGAAGCGGCCGGCGCGCACGAGGCCGAGCATGACCATCACGACGAGCATGCCCACGAAGCGCACGACGAGCCGGCACATGACGACCCTGCGCATGAAGCCGCCGACGCCCATACCGTCGGTCACAATGACCACGACGAACACGATCATGCCCACCGCCCCGGCAGCCTGGATGCGCACCTCTGGTTGTTGCCCGCCAACGCCGTGACCATCGCCGAAAGCATGGCGCAGGACATGAGCAAGGCCGACCCGGCCAACGCCGAGCGTTACCAGGCCAACCTCGCCGCGTTCAAGCAGCGGCTGGACGCCCTCGACAAGCGCCTCAGCCAGCGTCTGAGCGCGACCCGAACCAAGCCGTTCTTCGTCTTCCACGAGGCCTATGAGTATTTCGAGGCCGCCTACGGGATCAAGCATGCCGGTGTGTTCAGCGCCGGTGGCGAAGCCCAGCCCGGCGCGCGCCATGTGGCGGCGATGCGTGAACGTCTGGAGCAGGCCGGGCCGAGCTGCGTGTTCTACGAACCACCGGTGCGTCCGCGCCTGGCTGATAGCCTGACCCGCGGACTGCCGGTGAAGGTCGCCGAGCTGGATGCGCTGGGATACGGCATCGACGCGTCGGCGGGCGGCTACGAGCAGCTGATCGATGAGCTTGGCAGCTCGCTGGCCGGCTGCCTGGAATCACTCTGA
- the polA gene encoding DNA polymerase I, which translates to MSQTPLVLVDGSSYLYRAFHALPPLTTSTGKPTGAVKGVLNMLLALRRQYPDSPFAVVFDAKGPTFRDTLFAEYKSHRPPMPDDLRSQVEPLHASVRALGMPLLCIDGVEADDVIGTLARQCAALKRDVIISTGDKDMAQLVCPHVTLVNTMSGSVYDIEGVKTKFGVGPELIIDFLALMGDKVDNIPGVPGVGEKTACGLLNGIEGGLKGLYENLDKVAELPIRGAKSLAAKLEEHRTAAFMSYELATIKLDVPLDVQVEDLMPGEPHREALIALYRELEFKQWLDELLREAKAAGENCEVQPEGCSIQAEAEYRTVFEQAEFDAWLEHLKAADCFAFDTETTSLDAQKAQLVGVSFAIEAGKAAYVPLGHNYMGVPQQLDLEAVLAALKPLLEDPGKRKICQHGKYDMNVLMHYGIEMRGMTYDTMLESYVLDATATRHDMDSLALKYLGRGTIRFEDIAGKGAKQLTFDQIAVEQAGPYAAEDADVTLRLHQTLMAKLEATPSLLKVLNEIEMPLAPVLARIERNGALVDANLLGLQSVELGNRLVELEREAYEIAGEEFNLGSPKQLCAILYDKLGCPVLSKTAGGQPSTAESVLAELAERDYPLPQVIMQHRSLSKLKGTYTDKLPQQINPRTGRIHTSYHQAVAATGRLSSSDPNLQNIPIRTAEGRRIRQAFVAAPGYKLLAADYSQIELRIMAHLAQDAGLLHAFQNDLDVHRATAAEVFGVALEQVSNDQRRSAKAINFGLIYGMSAFGLAKQIDVSRGDAQAYIDRYFARYPGVLAYMERTRAQAAEQGYVETLFGRRLYLPEINSKNGAMRKGAERTAINAPMQGTAADIIKRAMIAVDGWLQESGLDARVILQVHDELVLEVREDLVEQVREQICPLMSQAAQLDVPLLVEAGVGNNWDEAH; encoded by the coding sequence ATGAGCCAAACGCCCCTCGTTCTGGTGGACGGTTCGTCCTACCTCTACCGCGCCTTTCATGCGCTGCCGCCGCTGACCACCTCCACCGGCAAGCCCACCGGGGCGGTGAAGGGTGTCCTGAACATGCTCCTGGCGCTGCGCCGGCAATACCCGGACAGCCCCTTCGCGGTGGTCTTCGATGCCAAAGGCCCGACCTTCCGCGACACCCTGTTCGCCGAATACAAATCCCACCGCCCGCCGATGCCCGATGACCTGCGTAGCCAGGTCGAGCCGCTGCATGCCAGCGTGCGTGCACTGGGCATGCCGCTGCTGTGCATCGACGGCGTCGAGGCCGACGACGTCATTGGTACACTGGCGCGCCAATGCGCGGCGCTCAAGCGCGACGTGATCATCTCCACCGGCGACAAGGACATGGCGCAGCTGGTCTGCCCGCACGTCACCCTGGTCAACACCATGAGTGGCAGCGTCTACGACATCGAAGGCGTGAAGACCAAGTTTGGCGTCGGCCCGGAGCTGATCATCGACTTCCTCGCGCTGATGGGCGACAAGGTCGACAACATTCCCGGCGTGCCCGGGGTCGGCGAAAAGACCGCCTGCGGCCTGCTCAACGGCATCGAGGGCGGCCTCAAGGGGCTCTACGAGAACCTCGACAAGGTCGCCGAGCTGCCGATTCGCGGTGCCAAGTCGCTGGCTGCCAAGCTCGAAGAGCATCGCACGGCGGCGTTCATGTCCTATGAGCTGGCGACCATCAAGCTCGACGTGCCGCTGGACGTGCAGGTCGAGGACCTGATGCCCGGCGAGCCACACCGTGAAGCGTTGATCGCCTTGTACCGCGAGCTGGAGTTCAAGCAATGGCTCGACGAACTGCTGCGTGAAGCCAAGGCGGCCGGCGAGAACTGCGAGGTGCAGCCCGAGGGCTGTTCCATCCAGGCCGAGGCCGAGTACAGAACGGTCTTCGAGCAGGCCGAATTCGACGCCTGGCTCGAACACCTGAAGGCCGCCGACTGTTTCGCTTTCGATACCGAGACCACCAGCCTGGACGCGCAGAAGGCGCAGCTGGTTGGGGTGTCGTTTGCCATCGAGGCGGGCAAGGCGGCCTACGTGCCGCTTGGCCACAATTACATGGGCGTACCGCAACAGCTGGATCTGGAGGCTGTCCTGGCCGCGCTGAAACCGCTGCTGGAAGACCCGGGCAAGCGCAAGATCTGTCAGCACGGCAAGTACGACATGAACGTGCTGATGCACTACGGCATCGAGATGCGCGGCATGACCTACGACACCATGCTCGAATCCTACGTGCTCGACGCCACGGCCACGCGCCACGACATGGACAGCCTGGCGCTCAAGTATCTCGGCCGGGGCACCATTCGCTTCGAGGACATCGCCGGCAAGGGCGCCAAGCAGCTGACCTTCGACCAGATCGCCGTGGAACAGGCCGGGCCTTACGCGGCGGAGGATGCCGACGTCACCCTGCGCCTGCATCAGACGCTGATGGCCAAGCTGGAGGCCACGCCGTCGCTGCTCAAGGTCCTCAACGAAATCGAAATGCCGCTGGCGCCGGTGCTGGCGCGCATCGAGCGCAACGGCGCGCTGGTCGACGCCAATTTGCTCGGGCTGCAAAGCGTCGAGCTGGGCAACCGTCTGGTCGAGCTGGAGCGCGAGGCCTACGAGATCGCCGGCGAGGAATTCAACCTCGGTTCGCCCAAGCAGCTCTGCGCGATTCTCTATGACAAGCTCGGTTGCCCGGTGCTGTCGAAGACCGCGGGCGGTCAGCCGTCCACCGCCGAGAGCGTGCTGGCCGAACTGGCCGAACGGGACTATCCGTTGCCCCAGGTGATCATGCAGCACCGCTCGTTGAGCAAGCTCAAAGGCACCTACACCGACAAGCTGCCGCAGCAGATCAACCCGCGCACCGGCCGTATCCACACCAGCTACCACCAGGCGGTGGCGGCGACCGGGCGCTTGTCGTCCTCCGACCCGAACCTGCAGAACATCCCGATCCGCACCGCCGAGGGCCGGCGCATCCGTCAGGCCTTCGTCGCCGCGCCCGGCTACAAGCTGCTGGCGGCCGACTACTCGCAGATCGAGCTGCGCATCATGGCGCACCTGGCGCAGGACGCCGGCCTGCTGCACGCCTTCCAGAACGACCTGGACGTGCACCGCGCCACCGCGGCGGAGGTCTTCGGCGTCGCGCTGGAGCAGGTCAGCAATGATCAGCGGCGCAGCGCCAAGGCGATCAACTTCGGCCTGATCTACGGCATGAGCGCCTTTGGCCTGGCCAAGCAGATCGACGTCAGCCGAGGCGACGCCCAGGCCTATATCGACCGCTACTTCGCCCGTTACCCGGGCGTGCTCGCCTACATGGAGCGCACCCGCGCCCAGGCGGCTGAGCAAGGCTATGTCGAGACGCTGTTCGGACGCCGGTTGTACCTGCCGGAAATCAACTCGAAGAACGGCGCCATGCGCAAGGGCGCCGAGCGCACGGCGATCAACGCCCCCATGCAGGGCACCGCGGCCGACATCATCAAACGCGCAATGATCGCGGTCGACGGCTGGTTGCAGGAGAGCGGGCTGGATGCGCGGGTGATCCTGCAGGTACACGACGAATTGGTGCTGGAAGTGCGCGAGGACCTGGTCGAGCAGGTCCGTGAGCAGATCTGCCCGCTGATGAGCCAGGCCGCTCAGCTGGACGTGCCGCTGCTGGTCGAGGCCGGCGTCGGCAACAATTGGGACGAGGCGCACTGA